In Leptospira saintgironsiae, one genomic interval encodes:
- a CDS encoding PP2C family protein-serine/threonine phosphatase, with amino-acid sequence MRNILIVFLSVILFSLILFSGLLNSYSKEARLPFYFYPNGKVAVSDGSHTDLVGMRIDLIEYEIVRKLGADYGLSGHSFHFFAKEGSIVKSLSLDMRSSFEVLKDFLPDIFLSLLFFLVAIWFFFYTRDLYIFLLFGSLSSLFLFNFFLLAFHDFLFPFFFFLYFTGFLILDVSFRLRGKEIPSRWFAPQVIFSLVAGFVGLSQKGNPDLFQFLSVNGMYFNVFSAGICILQLVFHTFRNKGTFQEVFKKLSIVLAFFLITIVPFLIAEFGSTKSFFIIRPYLMAALILFPVLIVFGTYTYSLVPVQIAFSSSLTSIYSILILTFGYLFGLEFFVRWNPGFLGKHQREWNLFYVVAAAYFLGSLNNKLYKWIDYWSFKNNPKLHTALEELSVMIGAPISMRATINSLIRRLVDALEVKKLQILIPADKFSGTDLRNLNFIRIPFGSEIWTYFEDHTEVTITSHLAYGLGIRESVFKFLNQMEVQLAYPLFNFEKGKEVIAVFLVGEKINRKNFTLGELRFLKECTRLASLLIRNYSLLVDEVEKKRIVRDLNMAAVLDKTLHLPELETIKSVQLGYFTLPAVGISGDYLDILKLSPKRQLLFLGDVSGHGLGSGYLVSAVRGIIRRQLGNSSSLPDIFRAINLFLIERYRGSEFMTSIAGIYNASDGAFSFVNAGHTPPICIRKGGRIELRNETQRVLGVLPTDYRILTIHLNPGDKLVLFTDGVTETFDDNEEIFGEENLLRILSLNHDKDAQSLADLIKKTLEEFRNYKEPSDDISFVCLEVSE; translated from the coding sequence GTGAGAAATATTCTAATCGTATTTCTTTCAGTAATCTTATTCAGTTTGATCCTGTTTTCAGGGTTACTGAACTCTTATTCTAAAGAAGCAAGACTTCCTTTTTATTTTTATCCAAACGGAAAGGTCGCAGTTTCCGATGGATCTCATACAGATCTAGTCGGAATGAGAATAGATCTAATAGAATACGAGATCGTCAGAAAGCTTGGGGCAGATTACGGATTATCAGGGCACTCATTCCATTTTTTTGCAAAAGAAGGAAGTATAGTCAAAAGTCTTTCTTTAGATATGAGATCTTCCTTCGAAGTTTTGAAGGATTTCCTACCTGATATATTTTTATCTCTATTATTTTTCTTAGTAGCGATCTGGTTTTTCTTTTATACAAGAGACTTATACATTTTCTTATTATTCGGATCTTTATCTTCCTTATTCTTATTTAACTTCTTCTTATTAGCGTTCCACGATTTTCTTTTTCCGTTTTTTTTCTTCTTATATTTCACAGGATTTTTGATCTTAGATGTTTCCTTTAGATTAAGAGGAAAAGAGATACCATCCAGATGGTTTGCTCCTCAGGTAATTTTTTCCTTAGTCGCAGGATTTGTAGGTCTTTCTCAAAAAGGAAACCCAGATCTATTCCAGTTCTTATCTGTGAATGGAATGTATTTTAATGTATTCTCCGCAGGGATTTGTATCTTACAGTTAGTATTCCATACATTTAGGAACAAAGGTACTTTTCAGGAAGTTTTTAAGAAGTTAAGTATTGTTTTAGCGTTTTTCTTAATTACAATCGTTCCATTCCTAATTGCAGAGTTTGGATCCACTAAAAGTTTTTTCATTATCCGCCCTTATCTGATGGCGGCATTGATATTATTCCCAGTTCTGATCGTATTCGGAACTTACACTTATTCATTGGTCCCAGTCCAGATCGCTTTTAGTTCTTCCTTAACTTCTATCTATTCAATCTTGATCTTAACCTTCGGATATTTGTTTGGTCTGGAGTTTTTTGTAAGATGGAACCCTGGATTTTTAGGAAAACACCAAAGAGAATGGAATTTATTCTATGTTGTAGCCGCTGCTTACTTTTTAGGTTCATTGAACAATAAATTGTATAAGTGGATAGATTATTGGAGTTTTAAAAATAATCCGAAACTTCACACAGCATTAGAAGAATTATCAGTAATGATTGGTGCTCCAATCTCCATGAGAGCAACCATCAATAGTTTGATCCGCAGGCTTGTAGACGCCTTAGAAGTAAAAAAACTCCAAATATTGATCCCTGCGGATAAATTTTCAGGGACAGATCTTAGAAATCTAAACTTCATTCGAATTCCTTTCGGATCCGAAATTTGGACTTACTTCGAAGATCATACTGAAGTTACTATTACTTCTCACCTTGCGTATGGATTAGGTATTAGAGAGTCTGTATTTAAATTTTTAAACCAGATGGAAGTCCAACTAGCCTATCCTTTATTCAATTTTGAAAAAGGAAAAGAGGTAATCGCAGTATTTTTAGTCGGAGAGAAGATCAATCGTAAGAATTTTACACTAGGTGAGCTTAGATTTTTAAAAGAATGTACTCGATTAGCATCCTTACTCATTCGAAATTACTCTCTACTAGTAGATGAAGTAGAGAAGAAAAGGATTGTTAGAGACCTGAATATGGCAGCGGTCTTGGATAAAACTCTTCATTTACCTGAGTTAGAGACCATAAAATCAGTTCAATTAGGCTATTTTACTCTTCCTGCAGTAGGAATTTCAGGAGATTATCTAGATATTCTCAAACTTTCTCCTAAAAGACAGTTATTATTCTTAGGTGATGTATCAGGACATGGACTTGGGTCAGGTTATCTTGTTTCTGCTGTAAGAGGAATTATTCGCCGTCAATTGGGCAATTCTTCTTCTCTTCCTGATATTTTTAGAGCAATCAACTTGTTTTTGATCGAGAGATATAGAGGAAGCGAGTTCATGACTTCTATCGCAGGCATATATAACGCTAGCGATGGAGCATTTTCATTCGTAAATGCAGGTCATACTCCACCAATTTGTATTCGAAAAGGTGGAAGAATAGAACTTAGAAATGAAACTCAAAGAGTTTTAGGTGTTCTACCAACAGATTATAGAATCTTAACTATTCATTTGAATCCAGGTGATAAATTAGTTTTGTTCACCGACGGAGTGACTGAAACGTTCGATGATAACGAAGAAATCTTCGGAGAAGAGAATCTTTTACGAATATTATCCTTAAATCACGATAAAGATGCTCAATCACTAGCTGATCTTATTAAAAAAACGCTAGAAGAGTTTAGAAATTACAAAGAACCTAGCGATGATATCTCTTTTGTTTGTCTAGAAGTCTCCGAGTAA